Part of the Pseudomonadota bacterium genome is shown below.
CATTCCATATCCACCGGAAGCATGCACTTCCTTAACCACAAGTTCACTCAGGTTATCAAGAACAAAGGCGCAATCGTCTGCCACTCCACATAGCCAGGTCTTCACATTTTTCAGAATTGGTTTCTGGCCAAGATAAAACTCAATCATTTTTGGAACGAAAGCGTAAACGGCTTTATCATCAGCAACTCCAGCGCCTGGTGCCGAACAAAGAGTTACATTTCCATGCCGGTAAGCGTCAAAAAGCCCAATTACTCCTAAAAGACTATCGGGTCGAAAAAACAATGGATCTAAAAACCTATCGTCTACGCGACGATATATAACGTCAACCCTCTTTGGACCTAAGGTTGTTCGCATCCAAACCACTCGGTCCTCGACAAATAGATCCTGTGCCTCAACTAGGTCAATACCCATTTGGTCTGCTAAATAAGAATGCTCATAAAAAGCGGAATTATGCATCCCGGGCGTTAATATTACTACATTTGGGTCCTCCGAAGCATTACTCGGCGCGAGCTCAAGCAAGGTTTTCCTCAATCCATCAGGATATTGGTCTACGGGTTCGATGCTTATTTTTGAAAAGAGATCGGGAAACATTCGCATCATAATTTCGCGATTGTCCATCATATAGCTAACGCCAGAAGGAATGCGACAGTTATCTTCTAACACATAAAAGTCGTTTACACCTGTTCGAACCAAATCAATTCCAGTTATTGGGCTGTAAATGCCGTGTGGCGGATCTACTGATACCATTTCTGGAATGAAACTTTCATTTTGATAGACCAATCTCGTAGGGACCACACCAGCGCGTAAAATTTCACCACGATGATAGATATCAAATAGAAAAGCGTTTAGGGCTCGAGAACGCTGGATAATCCCGGCAGATAGAAATCTCCACTCCTCGGCATCATAAATACGCGGTATGACGTCAAAGGGGATCAAGCGCTCGGGATCTCCACCATCAGAATAGACAGAAAATGTGACCCCTAACCTCTGAAAAATAGTTTCGGCTTCCTCACTGCGCTGTCGTAAAAAATCTATGCCAACTTTTTCAATCCA
Proteins encoded:
- a CDS encoding circularly permuted type 2 ATP-grasp protein, with the protein product MSTDKGVVRPPYKVLSKWIEKVGIDFLRQRSEEAETIFQRLGVTFSVYSDGGDPERLIPFDVIPRIYDAEEWRFLSAGIIQRSRALNAFLFDIYHRGEILRAGVVPTRLVYQNESFIPEMVSVDPPHGIYSPITGIDLVRTGVNDFYVLEDNCRIPSGVSYMMDNREIMMRMFPDLFSKISIEPVDQYPDGLRKTLLELAPSNASEDPNVVILTPGMHNSAFYEHSYLADQMGIDLVEAQDLFVEDRVVWMRTTLGPKRVDVIYRRVDDRFLDPLFFRPDSLLGVIGLFDAYRHGNVTLCSAPGAGVADDKAVYAFVPKMIEFYLGQKPILKNVKTWLCGVADDCAFVLDNLSELVVKEVHASGGYGMLIGPAATKAALADYSARIRDNPSNFIAQPTLALSTLGTLCGDALSGRHVDFRPFCLIGEKERLVAGGLTRVALTEGSLVVNSSQGGGVKDTWVLADNKFGFR